From the genome of Aerococcus sanguinicola:
CATCACCCACTCTGCCGGCATCCTGGACCTCAGCATGAAAAATTTCCGGGTCAATTAAAAATTACCTTTCAAACAAAAGAGCCCCCAGACTTGGCCGAGCAGTCAAGTTTGGAGGCTCTTTTCATAAATATTTTATAACCAACAAAAAGCCCATCTTCACTTTCGAAGATGGGCTTTTTTCAAGCTTTCCAGCTCGCTAATTTTTACTTTGACCTTGCCTTAAGTCAGAGACTAGTCTTCTTTCTTCATTGGGAAGACAAGTAGTCCAACCCCTGCGAGGAGGGAGACAGCGAGTGCTGCGGTGGATACTTGGCTGGTTGAAGACGTTTGTGGCAGAGTCTTAGCTTTGGCTTGTTTTGGTGTGGCCTGGTCCTTGTTTTCTTGACGAACTTGGGTCGTTGCAGGGTAGGTCACACCTTCTACTTGAACCTTAGCAGGTTGTTCTGGTTGGCTTGGAACTTCTGGCGTTGGGTTGCCTGGTACAGTTGGTACTTCTGGTGCTGGATTACCCGGTACACTTGGTACTTCTGGTGTTGGGTTACCCGGTACGTTCGGTACTTCCGGTGTTGGGTTGCCCGGTACATTTGGTACTTCTGGATCTGGTTGACCTGGTTTTTCAGGGTCAGCTGGGACACTTGGTACTTCTGGGTCTGGTTGACCTGGTTTTCCAGGGTCAGCTGGGACACTTGGTACTTCTGGGTCTGGTTGGCCTGGTTTTCCAGGATCAGCTGGGACACTTGGTACTCCTGGGTTTGGAGTGCCAGGTACCTTAGGCTCACCTGGTTTTGGATCATTCGGTACCTTAGGCTCACCTGGTTTCGGAGTTTCTGGTTTGGTTGGAACGTTTGGTGTTGGGTCTCCTGGTTTTGGTGTTCTTGGAGACTCTGGGCATGGTTTGCAGCATGGGATTTCAATCTCTTCCGTGGTGTGGTCTGAGAAGATGATGATCAGTTTACCTTCACGGTTGTAGATCTTCTGTACGCTGCGGCCATCCTTACCGTCCTTGCCGTCTTTACCATCGCGGACGAAGTGACGACTGGATTCATTGCCTTCACCGTCTTTAACGATTACCCAAAGGCCGGATTCACCTTTTTCATTCTTACCTGGAACGGTTTCGAGGCTTGATGAAGCGCCGTCTTTACCGTCACGGACAAATTCACGGGAAACTTCATTGCCGTCTCCGTCGAAGACAATAATCCATTGGCCAGAATCACCGCGGCTGTTCTTGCCTTCTTCCACCTTAACAGATGGGGTCTTGCCGTCGCGGATAAATTCACGGCTTAATTCATTGCCCTTGTCGTCGGTAATGATGACCCAAACGCCTTCGTTGCCTTGGCTATCCTTACCTTTTTCAGTCCGGATGCGTTCGGAACGGCCGTCTTTACCGTCCTTACCATCGCGACCATCCTTACCGTCTTTGACCGTCGTGGTTGTGGTCGTGCCATCTGGATTCTTGATGGTAATGGTATGGCTGCCGTCACCGTTGTCTTTGACGCTCACTTCTGGGGACTTACCGTCCTTGCCGTCTTTGACAGTGGTGTTGGTGGTGGTGCCGTCTGGGTTCTTGATGGTAATGGTGTGGCTGCCGTCGTTATTGTTTCGGATAGAAACTTGTGGTGACTTGCCATCCTTACCGTCTTTACCATCACGGCCATCCTTAACGGAACCTTCTGCGACTGCTGGTTGCGTAGTATCTGGCTGGCCAGTCTTAGGATCTACTGGGTAGAACTTAATCGTGGTGGTGCCATCTTGACCTTTCTCAACCACTGGGGCAAAAGTCTTACCGTCGATACCGTCGCGACCATCCTTACCGTCTTTGACAGTTGTCGTTGTGGTCGTGCCATCTGGGTTCTTGATGGTGATGGTGTGGGTTCCGTCGCCGTTATCCGTAGTGGTCACTTCTGGGGACTTGCCGTCCTTACCATTCTTCACGGTAGTGGTTGAAGTGGTGCCATCTGGGTTCTTAACGGTGATGGTATGGGTCCCGTCGCCATTGTCCTTCAAGGAAACTTCTGGAGACTTGCCATCTTTACCATCTTTAACAGAGCCTTCTGCGACTGCTGGTTGACTGGTGTCTGGCTGGCCAGTCTTAGGATCTACTGGGTAGAACTTAATGGTGGTGGTGCCGTCTTGACCCTTCTCAACGACTGGGGCAAAAGTCTTACCGTCGATACCATCTTTTCCGTCGCGGCCGTCTTTACCGTTTTGACCATTCTTACCGTCTCTGACAGTCGTGGTTGTGGTCGTGCCATCTGGATTCTTGATGGTGATGGTATGGCTACCGTCACCGTTGTCTTTCACGCCGACTTCTGGGGTCTTGCCATCCTTACCGTCTTTGACCGTCGTGGTTGTGGTCGTGCCGTCTGGGTTCTTGATGGTGATGGTGTGGGTCCCGTCGCCGTTGTCCTTAGTGGTGACTTCTGGAGACTTGCCGTCCTTGCCATCTTTGACAGAGCCTTCTGCAACAGGTGCTTGCGTGGTGTCTGGCTTGCCAGTCTTAGGATCTACTGGGTAGAACTTAATCGTGGTGGTGCCATCTTGACCCTTCTCAACCACTGGGGCAAAGCTCTTGCCATCGATACCGTCACGGCCATCTTTACCATTCTTACCGTCTTTGACAGTAGTTGTGGTTACTGTACCACTTGGATCCTTGATGGTGATGGTGTGGGTGCCGTCACCGTTGTCCTTGCTGGTGATTTCTGGAGACTTGCCGTCTTGACCGTCTTTCACATAGCTTTCGTGAACAACAGCGCCGGTTTCAGGATCTTTGACAATAATCTTAGTGCCGGCTTGCTTGCCAGGGGTGTTAGGATCGAGGTCGTCGACGCGGCTGGCTTCAACGACTGGCGACTTGCCATCCTTACCGTCCTTCACAGAACCTTCTGCAACGGCTGGTTGAGTGGTGTCTGGCTTACCAGTCTTAGGATCTACTGGGTAGAACTTAATCGTGGTCGTGCCATCTTGGCCCTTCTCAACGACTGGCGCAAAGCTCTTACCGTCGATACCGTTCTTACCGTCTTTACCATCCTTACCGTTGACGCCATCTTTGACGAAGGTTTCGCGGATGACCTTACCGGTTTCTGGATCTTTGACCGTAATCTTGGTACCTGCTTGGTTACCAGGTGTATTTGGATCAGCATCTTCAACCCGGGTGCTCTCAACGACTGGGGACTTACCGTCCTTACCGTTCTTAACGGTGGTGGTGGAGTTCACGCTGCCGTCTGGGTTCTTGGTTGTGATGGTATGGGTTCCGTCACCGTTGTCCTTCACTTCGACTGTTGGGGACTTGCCATCCTTACCATCGCGAACGAATTGGGCAGATACGACTTCATCGTCGGTGAACTTGCCGTCGTTGTTCTTGTCGAAGTAGTTGATGATCCAGCGGCCAGGCTCGCCGGCTGCATTTGGCCCTTCAACGACGGTGGTGTAGGCAGACTTGCCGTTTGCCCCGTCTTTGACTGCACCTTCTGCAACAGCTGGTTGAGTCGTGTCCACTTTACCGGTCTTAGGATCAACTGGGTAGAACTTGATGGTGGTGGTGCCATCTTGACCTTTTTCTACAACTGGTGCGTAGCTTTGGCCATCCTTACCGTCTTTGACAGTGCCTTCTGCAACGGCTGGTTGGCTGGTGTCTGGCTTGCCCGTTTCTTTGTTGACTGGGTAGAACTTAATGGTGGTTGTACCATCTGCACCCTTCTCAACAACTGGGGCAAAGGTCTTACCGTCAACGCCGTCCTTACCGTCTTTACCGTCTTTGACGAAGGTCTCATTGATCACCTTGCCAGTATCTGGGTCTTTAACAGTGATCTTAGTACCTGGTTGATTATCTGGAGTATTTGGATCAGCGTCTTCTACACGGCTCGTTTCAACGACTGGTGCTTTCCCATCTTTACCGTCTTTGACCGTTGTGGTAGTGCTTGTGCCATCTGGGTTCTTGATGGTGATGGTGTGAGTTCCGTTGCCATTGTCCTTAGTCGTGACTTCTGGAGACTTGCCGTCCTTACCGTCACGGACAAATTTAGCGGAAACGACTTCATCATCGGTGAACTTGCCGTCGCCGTTCTTGTCGTAGTAGTTGATGATCCATTGACCTTGTTCACCAGCTTCGTTAGGTCCAGTGACTACCGTCGTGTAGGCAGATTTACCGTCTTGGCCAGCTGCACCCTGAGCGCCGTCTTTGACTTCGCCAGTGGCAACAGGTTCTTGGCTCTTATCAACCTTACCTGTCTTAGGATCGACTGGGTAGAACTTGATAGTGGTCGTGCCGTCTGCGCCCTTCTCAACGACTGGGGCAAAGGTCTTGCCGTCGACACCATTCGTACCGTCTTGACCTTTTTCACCCTTGTCACCTTTAGCCCCGTCTTTAACGGTTGTTGTGGTGGTCGTGCCATCTGGGTTCTTGATGGTGATGGTGTGGGTCCCGTTGCCATTGTCCTTAGTGGTGACTTCTGGAGACTTGCCGTCTTGGCCGTCCTTGACGAAGGTTTCACTAATGACCTTATCAGTTTCTGGATCTTTGACAGTGATCTTGGTCCCGGCTTGCTTGCCTGGGGTGTTTGGATCAAGGTCTTCCACCCGTTCAGTTTCAACGACTGGGGCCTTCCCGTCTTTACCATCTTTCACAGAACCTTCTGCAACAGCTGGTTGACTTTCATCAGCCTTGCCAGTCTTAGGATCTACTGGATAGAACTTGATGGTGGTTGTACCATCTGCACCCTTAGTCACAACTGGAGCGTAAGTCTTGCCGTCAACGCCGTCCTTACCATCGCGAACGAATTGAGCAGATACGACTTCATCGTCGGTAAACTTGCCATCCGCGTTCTTGTCATAGTAGTTGATGATCCAACGGCCAGGCTCGCCAGCTGCATTTGGTCCTTCAACAACTGTGGTATAGGCGGACTTACCGTCTTTGACAGAGCCTTCCGCCACAGGAGCTTGGGTCGTGTCAGCTTTACCGGTCTTAGGATCTACTGGATAGAACTTGATGGTGGTGGTGCCGTCTGCGCCCTTCTCAACCACTGGGGCAAAGCTCTTACCGTCGTCACCCTTAGCGCCGTCTTTGACTTCGCCAGTGGCAACTGGGCTTGCTTGGTATCTGGCTCACCAGTCTTAGGATCTACTGGGTAGAACTTAATAGAGGTTGTGCCATTTTCACCCTTAGTGAGGACTGGAGCGTAGGTCTTGCCGTCCTTACCATCGCGAACGAATTGGGCAGATACGACTTCATCGTCGGTAAACTTGCCGTCGCCATTCTTATCGAAGTAGTTGATGATCCAGCGGCCTGGTTCATTGGCTGCATTTGGTCCTTCAACAACGGTAGTGTAGGCAGACTTACCGTCTTTGACTGCACCTTCTGCAACAGCTGGTTGGCTGGTGTCTGGCTGACCGGTCTTAGGATCTACTGGGTAGAACTTAATCGTGGTTGTACCGTCTGCACCCTTCTCAACAACTGGGGCGAAGGTCTTGCCGTCAGCACCGTCTTTAACTGTTCCTTCAGCAACAGCTGGTTGATCAGTATCAGCCTTACCAGTTTCTGGATTGACTGGGTAGAACTTGATCGAAGTTGTGCCGTCTTGGCCCTTCGTTACAACAGGAGCGTAAGTCTTGCCGTTTTGGCCGTCCTTAACTTCTGTTTCACTTGGCGTCCCGTCAACAACATTACCTTCAGCATCACGAACTTGTGGGGTCACCTTGATGACCACACCATCGTTAGCATCGTTACGACGTGTTTCAATCTTAGGACTGAGACCGTCTTTACCGTCCTTGCCGTCCTTCACCTTGCCTTCTGCAACAGGAGCTTGGGTCGTGTCTGGCTGTTTAGTTTCTGGGTTAACTGGGTAGAACTTGATGGTGGTTTCGCCGTCTTTACCCTTTTCGAGGACTGGAGCGAAGGTCTTACCATCTTGGCCATCCTTGACCGTTCCTTCTGCTACGGCTGGTTGCGTAGTATCAGCCTTACCAGTTTCTGGGTTGACTGGGTAGAACTTAATCGAAGTTGTACCATCTTTGCCTTTTTCAAGAACAGGAGCAAATGTCTTACCGTCCTTGCCGTCTTTCCCATCTTTACCGTTGCGGACAAATTGGGTGGAAACAATTTCGTCGTCAGTGAACTTGCCGTCGCCGTTCTTGTCGAAGTAGTTGATGATCCATTGGCCTGGTTCACCGGCTGCGTTTGGTCCTTCAACAACTGTGGTGTAAGCGGACTTACCGTTGACACCATCTTTGACGGTTCCTTCTGCAACAGCTGGCTTACTTTCATCAGCCTTGCCGGTCTTAGGATCGACTGGGTAGAACTTGATGGAGGTTGTGCCATCTTCGCCCTTCTTAACGACTGGGGCGTAGCTCTGACCGTCGTTACCGTCTTTGACAAAGCTTTCGCTGATGACCTTGTTAGTTTCTGGGTCTTTAACTGTAACCTTGGTGCCTGGTTGATTGCCTTCAGTTGTTGGATCGGCGTCTTCTACGCGGGTCGTTTCAACAACTGGGGTCTTCCCATC
Proteins encoded in this window:
- a CDS encoding LPXTG cell wall anchor domain-containing protein yields the protein MEEGKNSRGDSGQWIIVFDGDGNEVSREFVRDGKDGASSSLETVPGKNEKGESGLWVIVKDGEGNESSRHFVRDGKDGKDGKDGRSVQKIYNREGKLIIIFSDHTTEEIEIPCCKPCPESPRTPKPGDPTPNVPTKPETPKPGEPKVPNDPKPGEPKVPGTPNPGVPSVPADPGKPGQPDPEVPSVPADPGKPGQPDPEVPSVPADPEKPGQPDPEVPNVPGNPTPEVPNVPGNPTPEVPSVPGNPAPEVPTVPGNPTPEVPSQPEQPAKVQVEGVTYPATTQVRQENKDQATPKQAKAKTLPQTSSTSQVSTAALAVSLLAGVGLLVFPMKKED